The following are encoded in a window of Paraburkholderia hospita genomic DNA:
- a CDS encoding bestrophin-like domain yields the protein MDHLVVALIAFLCIFGSALLGSCLRAVLPNHHLSDESTSVVKLATGMIATMAALVLGLLVSSAKGSFDTTNGEVVHSAVDIVRLDRVLSSYGPETRDIREQLRRNTAASISLLATADPAQLERMTSPQAVAKAEDFQRQLEKLSPHDAAQSRLQAKALQIVDEVFTARWLALLQEKSSIPIPLLVVLVVWLAIIFGTFGLFAPRNGTTITVLVLGALSTAGAIFMILEMNTPLDGVVRVSLGPMRAALAIIGQ from the coding sequence GTGGACCACCTCGTTGTCGCATTGATTGCGTTCCTATGCATTTTCGGCAGCGCGCTGCTTGGTTCCTGTCTGCGCGCCGTGCTGCCGAATCACCACCTTAGCGATGAATCAACCAGTGTCGTCAAACTGGCGACTGGCATGATCGCTACCATGGCCGCGTTGGTACTTGGCCTGCTGGTCTCGTCGGCGAAAGGCTCGTTCGATACGACGAATGGCGAGGTTGTGCACAGTGCCGTCGACATCGTTCGTCTTGATCGCGTGCTGTCGAGTTACGGGCCCGAGACGCGTGATATCCGCGAACAGCTTAGACGCAACACCGCCGCGTCGATCTCGTTACTCGCTACCGCCGATCCCGCACAACTCGAGCGCATGACGAGCCCGCAGGCAGTAGCCAAGGCAGAAGACTTTCAGCGGCAGCTGGAAAAGCTCTCGCCGCACGACGCGGCGCAAAGTCGATTGCAGGCGAAGGCGTTGCAGATTGTCGATGAAGTGTTCACGGCGCGCTGGCTGGCATTGCTCCAGGAGAAGAGTTCAATCCCCATACCGCTATTAGTCGTCCTGGTGGTGTGGCTGGCCATTATCTTCGGCACGTTTGGCTTGTTCGCCCCTCGCAACGGCACAACTATAACGGTCCTGGTCCTGGGTGCTCTGTCGACTGCCGGCGCGATTTTCATGATCCTGGAAATGAACACGCCGCTCGATGGGGTAGTCAGAGTCTCCCTTGGACCCATGCGGGCCGCGCTTGCCATCATCGGGCAGTAA
- a CDS encoding helix-turn-helix domain-containing protein, protein MTRARERRAADARAQDQAPVIAEQLGVSVQSVYNWSHAWRDSGVCGLMGGHNGGRPPALSDVDFHDEAPHAWVSALASPGGRRRVHLGKIWRFLRRASICKTAICSDSFQEVPKAPAITYLPATTDRAS, encoded by the coding sequence GTGACACGCGCACGCGAGCGGCGGGCTGCTGATGCTCGGGCGCAGGATCAAGCCCCAGTCATTGCCGAGCAGCTTGGTGTGAGCGTACAGAGCGTCTACAACTGGTCGCACGCATGGCGCGACAGCGGTGTGTGCGGCCTGATGGGGGGCCATAACGGCGGCCGTCCGCCTGCGTTGTCTGACGTCGATTTCCATGATGAAGCTCCGCACGCCTGGGTGAGTGCGTTAGCGTCCCCCGGAGGGAGGCGTCGGGTCCATCTCGGTAAAATCTGGCGGTTTCTCCGCAGAGCCTCTATTTGTAAGACTGCGATCTGCTCTGACAGTTTTCAGGAGGTCCCAAAAGCGCCTGCGATAACATACCTGCCCGCGACTACGGATCGCGCGTCTTGA
- a CDS encoding type 2 periplasmic-binding domain-containing protein — MPSLEFHYVGQDRLPEVPNGPRVASVIEIQQRAAVDRLGIVYSFGEFLRPALDNGTLVPILHDW, encoded by the coding sequence ATGCCAAGCCTGGAATTTCACTATGTAGGACAGGATCGCCTGCCTGAGGTGCCGAACGGGCCGCGGGTTGCTTCCGTGATCGAGATCCAGCAGCGCGCGGCTGTCGACAGGCTTGGCATCGTCTATTCGTTCGGCGAGTTCCTGCGCCCCGCGCTCGACAACGGCACGCTCGTGCCGATCCTGCACGACTGGTAG
- a CDS encoding DUF2164 domain-containing protein, with amino-acid sequence MTIELDKDVRSEAIASLQRYFAENMDEPIGNIQAGALLGFFVEEIGPVIYNLAVQDVQERMQARVSELDIECHEDAFGYWKKYGKRR; translated from the coding sequence ATGACAATCGAACTGGACAAGGACGTGCGCAGCGAAGCGATTGCTTCGCTGCAGCGCTACTTCGCGGAGAACATGGACGAGCCGATCGGCAATATCCAGGCGGGCGCGCTGCTCGGCTTCTTCGTCGAGGAAATCGGCCCGGTGATCTACAACCTCGCCGTGCAGGACGTGCAGGAACGCATGCAAGCACGCGTGTCGGAACTCGATATCGAGTGTCACGAAGACGCGTTCGGCTACTGGAAGAAGTACGGCAAGCGGCGCTGA
- a CDS encoding alpha/beta fold hydrolase codes for MSTITTKDGTQIYYKDWGSGSPVVFSHGWPLDADAWDAQMLFLLQNGFRVIAHDRRGHGRSDQPSNGNDMDTYADDLAALLDALDIQGATLVGHSTGGGEVAHYIGRHGTKRVAKAVLIGAVPPLMLKTEANPGGLPMDVFDGIRKGVADNRSQFYKDLAMPFFGFNRPDAKVSQGTIDAFWAQGMAGGAHGQYLCIREFSEVDYTEDPKKIDVPTLILHGDDDQIVPIDAAGKLSAKIVKNATFKIYEGAPHGMCVTEADKVNADLLAFINS; via the coding sequence ATGAGCACGATCACCACGAAGGACGGCACGCAGATTTACTACAAGGACTGGGGCTCGGGCAGTCCCGTCGTCTTTTCGCACGGCTGGCCGCTCGACGCGGACGCGTGGGATGCGCAGATGCTGTTCCTGCTGCAAAACGGCTTTCGCGTGATTGCGCATGATCGTCGCGGACATGGCCGCTCGGATCAGCCGTCGAACGGCAACGACATGGACACCTACGCCGACGATCTCGCCGCGCTGCTCGACGCGCTCGACATCCAGGGCGCGACGCTCGTCGGCCATTCGACGGGCGGTGGCGAAGTCGCGCACTATATCGGCCGGCACGGCACGAAGCGGGTCGCGAAGGCCGTGCTGATCGGCGCGGTGCCGCCGTTGATGCTGAAGACGGAAGCGAATCCCGGCGGCCTGCCGATGGACGTGTTCGACGGTATCCGCAAGGGCGTCGCCGACAACCGCTCGCAGTTCTACAAAGACCTTGCGATGCCGTTCTTCGGCTTCAACCGGCCGGACGCGAAGGTGTCGCAGGGCACGATCGACGCGTTCTGGGCGCAGGGCATGGCAGGCGGTGCGCACGGCCAGTACCTCTGCATCCGCGAGTTCTCCGAAGTCGACTACACGGAAGACCCGAAGAAGATCGACGTGCCGACGCTGATCCTGCACGGCGACGACGACCAGATCGTACCCATCGACGCAGCGGGCAAGCTGTCCGCGAAGATCGTGAAGAACGCGACGTTCAAGATCTACGAAGGCGCGCCGCACGGCATGTGCGTGACGGAAGCCGACAAGGTCAACGCCGATCTGCTCGCGTTCATCAACAGCTGA
- a CDS encoding polysaccharide pyruvyl transferase family protein codes for MSAHPLPVVLFGAFDRHNFGDMLFPHVVARMLAGRDIRIAGLVVRDLRAQGGHRVEALRQLHERAVDLLHVGGEILTCDAWDAALMLQSNHDAQWIIASQPHDRSEWAQRVLGTRELAPYVVSKDGWPCATRVLFNAVGGVTLDHRVDRMRDEVLAKLARADDISVRDIHTQALLAKSGIEARLAPDSAVMVAELFGNTIRAHASKQAVARIREAAPRGYLAVQFSADFGDDATLDQIAAQLDQAAHAHDLAIVFFRAGAAPWHDDLSCFERTAARMRAPSVHLFDSLNIWDICALLAHSRGYIGSSLHGRVVAIAHALPRINLLHDEDFARPCKQTAFAQTWEHADQPIAVRVNGIAEGVENALSVDPARLKQTATRLAALCRDAFQTTVSVLAG; via the coding sequence ATGAGTGCGCATCCATTACCCGTCGTGCTGTTCGGCGCGTTCGACCGGCACAATTTCGGCGACATGCTGTTTCCTCATGTCGTTGCGCGCATGCTTGCAGGTCGCGACATACGCATCGCGGGACTCGTGGTGCGCGATCTGCGCGCGCAAGGCGGGCATCGCGTTGAAGCACTTCGACAGTTGCACGAACGTGCGGTCGATCTGCTTCATGTCGGCGGAGAGATTCTCACCTGCGATGCGTGGGACGCCGCCCTGATGCTGCAATCGAACCACGACGCGCAATGGATCATCGCGTCGCAGCCGCACGATCGATCGGAATGGGCGCAACGTGTGCTCGGCACGCGCGAGCTTGCGCCGTATGTCGTGTCAAAGGATGGATGGCCGTGTGCCACGCGTGTTCTGTTCAATGCGGTCGGCGGCGTGACGCTCGATCATCGCGTCGACAGGATGCGCGACGAAGTGCTCGCCAAACTCGCCCGCGCCGACGATATCAGCGTTCGCGACATCCATACGCAAGCGTTGCTCGCGAAGTCGGGTATCGAAGCGCGGCTCGCGCCCGATTCCGCGGTGATGGTCGCCGAACTGTTCGGCAACACGATCCGCGCACATGCATCGAAGCAGGCCGTTGCGCGGATACGCGAAGCCGCACCGCGCGGCTATCTGGCCGTGCAATTCAGCGCCGACTTCGGCGACGACGCGACGCTCGACCAGATCGCCGCGCAACTGGACCAAGCCGCCCACGCGCATGACCTCGCTATCGTGTTCTTCCGCGCAGGCGCGGCGCCGTGGCACGACGACCTGTCGTGCTTCGAGCGTACGGCTGCGCGCATGCGCGCGCCGTCCGTTCATCTCTTCGATTCGCTGAATATCTGGGACATCTGCGCGCTGCTCGCGCACAGCCGCGGCTATATCGGCAGCAGCCTGCATGGCCGGGTCGTCGCGATCGCGCATGCGTTGCCGCGCATCAATCTGCTGCACGACGAAGACTTCGCGCGGCCCTGCAAGCAGACGGCTTTCGCGCAAACGTGGGAACACGCGGACCAGCCCATCGCTGTGCGCGTAAACGGGATTGCTGAAGGCGTCGAAAACGCATTGTCCGTCGATCCAGCACGGCTGAAGCAGACTGCAACGCGGCTCGCCGCGCTTTGCCGCGATGCGTTTCAAACAACTGTTTCAGTACTCGCGGGATAA
- a CDS encoding sensor domain-containing diguanylate cyclase — protein MPNHPRPRSTADDDSEMFDLAPVALWLEDFSGVRALFEDWRAQGVTDLRAHIGEDIKRVAECASRIRVIKVNQQTLSLFEAADFSALTDNLSAIFRDDMLKTHLEELCQLWSGQSHFTSQTVNYTLGGRRLDVLLKGKVLPGHEERWDRVLVSTEDITELEGARHRVTAAEQYVRGLFEYSPVSLWVEDFSAVKHLLDDARAAGITDFRTFTDVHPEFVERCMAEIHVLDVNQHTLEMFAAPDKKTLLGRLPEVFRDDMRPHFREQLIDLWDGKLFQQREVLNYSLEANEVHVHLQFSVLPGHERTWDLVLVALTDITARKKAEAYLEFLGKHDVLTKLRNRSFYVDELNRLERKGPFPVTVIMADLNGLKRVNDQLGHAAGDALLRRAGEVLAKAMETPFNAARIGGDEFAILLPGTDERGGAMMIETIRQLVDLNNQFYPGSPITFSMGMATVQRGERIEAGVQRADLLMYEEKRAHYTSQEANGAQK, from the coding sequence ATGCCCAACCACCCTCGCCCGCGCTCCACAGCCGACGACGACTCAGAAATGTTCGATCTCGCGCCCGTCGCGCTCTGGCTCGAAGACTTCAGCGGCGTAAGGGCGCTGTTCGAAGACTGGCGCGCGCAAGGCGTGACGGATCTGCGCGCGCACATCGGCGAGGACATCAAGCGCGTGGCCGAGTGCGCGAGCCGCATCCGCGTCATCAAGGTCAACCAGCAGACACTGTCACTGTTCGAAGCCGCGGATTTCAGCGCGCTGACGGACAACCTGTCGGCGATCTTTCGCGACGACATGCTGAAGACGCACCTTGAAGAGCTGTGCCAGCTCTGGTCCGGCCAATCGCACTTCACGAGCCAGACGGTCAACTACACGCTGGGCGGCCGGCGTCTGGACGTGCTGCTCAAGGGCAAAGTGCTGCCGGGCCATGAGGAACGCTGGGACCGCGTGCTGGTGTCGACGGAAGACATTACTGAACTGGAAGGGGCGCGCCATCGCGTGACGGCGGCCGAGCAGTACGTGCGCGGGCTTTTCGAGTATTCGCCCGTGTCGCTGTGGGTCGAGGATTTCAGCGCCGTCAAGCATCTGCTCGACGACGCGCGCGCGGCGGGCATCACCGATTTCCGCACCTTCACGGACGTGCACCCGGAGTTCGTCGAGCGCTGCATGGCCGAGATTCATGTGCTCGACGTCAACCAGCACACGCTGGAGATGTTCGCTGCGCCCGACAAGAAGACGCTGCTCGGCCGCCTTCCCGAAGTGTTCCGCGACGACATGCGGCCGCATTTCCGCGAGCAGTTGATCGACCTGTGGGACGGCAAGCTGTTCCAGCAGCGCGAAGTGCTCAACTATTCGCTCGAAGCGAACGAGGTGCACGTGCATCTGCAGTTCTCCGTGCTGCCGGGACACGAGCGCACATGGGACCTGGTGCTCGTCGCGCTCACCGACATCACCGCGCGCAAGAAGGCCGAAGCGTATCTGGAGTTCCTCGGCAAGCACGACGTGCTGACCAAGCTGCGCAACCGCTCGTTCTATGTGGATGAACTGAACCGGCTCGAACGCAAGGGGCCGTTCCCGGTGACGGTCATCATGGCCGACCTCAATGGCCTCAAACGCGTGAACGATCAGCTCGGCCACGCCGCCGGCGACGCGCTGCTGCGCCGCGCCGGTGAAGTGCTCGCGAAAGCGATGGAGACGCCGTTCAACGCGGCGCGTATAGGCGGCGACGAGTTCGCGATCCTGCTGCCCGGCACCGACGAGCGCGGCGGCGCGATGATGATCGAGACAATCCGTCAGCTGGTCGATCTGAACAACCAGTTCTATCCGGGCTCGCCGATCACCTTCTCGATGGGGATGGCGACCGTGCAGCGCGGCGAACGGATCGAAGCGGGCGTGCAGCGCGCCGATCTGCTGATGTATGAGGAAAAGCGCGCGCACTACACATCGCAGGAAGCAAACGGCGCGCAGAAGTAA
- a CDS encoding VOC family protein has translation MKRFHIALAVANLDESIADYSERLGQPPSAVVPGQYAMWRTDLLNFSINEKPEKAGQLRHVGFEDDAVEGYSSSLDVNGLEWELFSAAEQDRRIVGTYGVPVKS, from the coding sequence ATGAAGCGTTTTCACATCGCGCTCGCCGTTGCGAACCTCGACGAATCGATTGCCGACTATAGCGAGCGTCTCGGACAACCGCCCTCGGCCGTCGTGCCGGGTCAGTACGCGATGTGGCGCACTGATCTGCTTAACTTCTCGATCAACGAAAAGCCCGAAAAAGCAGGGCAGTTGCGCCATGTCGGCTTCGAGGACGACGCGGTCGAAGGCTATTCGAGCAGCCTCGACGTCAACGGGCTCGAATGGGAGCTGTTCTCCGCGGCCGAACAGGACAGGCGCATCGTCGGCACATACGGCGTGCCCGTGAAAAGCTGA
- a CDS encoding VOC family protein, which yields MLSHVFIGVNDFERTFAFYSAVLADLGLVLKFHEDDRPWAGWMKPGVARPLFLVGKPFDGAPAVAGNGHMVALLAADRVTVDHVHATALANGAACEGPPGLRPEYHANYYGAYFRDLDGNKLCVCCHDAG from the coding sequence ATGCTTTCCCACGTATTCATCGGCGTCAACGATTTCGAGCGGACGTTTGCTTTCTATTCGGCGGTGCTTGCCGATCTCGGACTCGTACTGAAGTTTCACGAGGACGACCGGCCCTGGGCGGGATGGATGAAGCCGGGCGTCGCGCGACCGCTGTTTCTCGTCGGCAAGCCGTTCGACGGCGCGCCTGCCGTTGCGGGCAATGGGCATATGGTCGCGCTGCTGGCGGCGGACCGTGTCACAGTCGATCACGTGCACGCGACGGCCCTTGCGAATGGCGCCGCGTGCGAAGGTCCGCCAGGGCTGCGCCCCGAATATCACGCGAACTACTACGGCGCCTACTTCCGCGATCTCGACGGAAACAAGCTTTGCGTGTGCTGCCACGACGCCGGGTGA
- a CDS encoding AraC family transcriptional regulator has protein sequence MSDTKLSNSAPHAERSPQQRMVELLRTLAPAEGMTDAPLEGVKFLRANHPMPRRPVMYEPSVVIVCQGRKRGYLGDHAYIYDAQQYLVLSVPLPFECETEASVDEPFLGISVRVDLTMVAELLMLLNETHGAVDSEPRGIYSTPLDQPLSDAVLRLLEALVSPVDARILAPSIVREICYRVLTGVQGNAIRAALTHQHHFGRIAKALRRIHTEYDGDLDVETLARESGMSLAVFHAQFKNVTSTSPMQYVKTTRLHHARLLMVQDGLNAGAAAARVGYESASQFSREFKRLFGLSPVDEVKRMRGTLDPVVPPQPQRAVPKYVTTN, from the coding sequence ATGTCCGACACAAAACTTTCAAATAGCGCGCCCCACGCGGAGCGCTCGCCGCAACAGCGCATGGTCGAATTGCTGCGCACGCTCGCGCCCGCCGAAGGCATGACGGACGCGCCGCTCGAAGGCGTCAAGTTCCTGCGCGCGAATCATCCGATGCCGCGCCGTCCCGTGATGTACGAGCCGAGCGTCGTGATCGTCTGCCAGGGCCGCAAGCGCGGCTACCTCGGCGACCACGCGTACATTTATGACGCGCAACAGTATCTCGTGCTGTCCGTGCCGCTGCCGTTCGAGTGCGAGACGGAGGCGAGCGTGGACGAGCCGTTCCTCGGCATTTCGGTTCGCGTCGATCTGACGATGGTCGCCGAGCTGCTGATGCTGCTCAACGAAACCCACGGCGCCGTCGACAGCGAGCCGCGCGGCATCTACTCGACGCCGCTCGACCAGCCGCTAAGCGACGCCGTGCTGCGCCTGCTCGAAGCGCTGGTGTCGCCTGTCGACGCCCGCATTCTCGCGCCGTCGATCGTGCGCGAGATCTGCTATCGCGTGCTGACGGGCGTGCAGGGCAATGCGATACGCGCGGCGCTCACGCATCAGCATCACTTCGGCCGTATCGCGAAGGCATTGCGCCGCATCCACACCGAGTACGACGGTGATCTCGATGTCGAGACGCTCGCGCGCGAATCGGGCATGAGCCTCGCGGTCTTTCACGCGCAGTTCAAGAACGTCACGTCGACTTCGCCGATGCAGTATGTGAAGACCACGCGTCTGCATCACGCGCGTCTCTTGATGGTGCAGGACGGGCTGAACGCGGGCGCGGCGGCGGCGCGCGTCGGTTATGAAAGCGCGTCGCAGTTCAGCCGTGAATTCAAGCGTCTGTTCGGCCTGAGTCCCGTCGATGAAGTGAAGCGCATGCGCGGCACGCTGGACCCCGTCGTGCCGCCGCAGCCGCAACGCGCCGTCCCGAAGTACGTGACAACGAACTGA
- a CDS encoding NAD(P)-dependent alcohol dehydrogenase: MSTTYAYAATDAQSKLAPFEFQRRDLREHDVQMEVLFCGVCHSDLHQARNEWKNTIFPVVPGHEIVGRVTNVGSQVTKYKVGQLVGVGCLVDSCRTCPSCQEGLEQYCENGFVGTYNGNDKQTGAVTYGGYSTQLVVDEEFVLRVPENLDPAGVAPLLCAGITLYSPLRTWGAGPGKKVGVVGLGGLGHMGVKIAHAMGAHVVLFTTSASKIEDAKRLGADEVVISKNPAEMEAHVNSFDLIVNTVAAQHDLNPFINLLKRDGTLTLVGAPEHDHPSPQVFNLIMKRRRLAGSLIGGIAETQEMLDFCGKHGITSDIEMIQMQQINEAYERMLKSDVKYRFVIDLDSLRK; this comes from the coding sequence ATGTCCACGACCTACGCCTATGCCGCAACCGACGCGCAATCGAAACTCGCGCCGTTCGAATTTCAGCGTCGCGACCTGCGCGAACACGATGTACAGATGGAAGTCCTGTTTTGCGGGGTCTGTCATTCGGACCTGCACCAGGCTCGCAACGAATGGAAGAACACGATTTTCCCCGTCGTCCCGGGCCATGAGATTGTCGGCCGTGTGACGAACGTTGGGTCGCAAGTGACGAAGTACAAGGTCGGCCAGCTGGTCGGCGTCGGTTGTCTGGTCGATTCGTGCCGCACGTGCCCGAGTTGCCAGGAAGGCCTCGAGCAGTATTGCGAGAACGGCTTTGTCGGCACGTACAACGGCAACGACAAGCAGACGGGCGCTGTGACGTACGGTGGCTATTCGACGCAACTCGTCGTCGATGAAGAATTCGTGCTGCGCGTGCCGGAAAACCTCGACCCCGCTGGCGTCGCGCCGCTGCTGTGCGCGGGCATCACGCTGTATTCGCCGCTGCGCACGTGGGGCGCGGGGCCGGGCAAGAAGGTTGGCGTCGTCGGACTGGGTGGCCTCGGCCACATGGGCGTGAAGATCGCGCACGCGATGGGCGCGCATGTCGTGCTGTTCACGACGTCGGCATCGAAAATCGAAGACGCGAAGCGCCTCGGCGCGGATGAAGTGGTGATCTCGAAGAACCCGGCCGAGATGGAAGCGCATGTGAACAGCTTCGATCTGATCGTCAACACGGTCGCGGCGCAGCACGATCTGAATCCATTCATCAACCTGTTGAAGCGCGATGGGACGCTGACGCTGGTGGGTGCGCCGGAGCACGATCATCCGTCGCCGCAGGTGTTCAACCTGATCATGAAGCGCCGTCGTCTGGCGGGATCGCTGATCGGCGGCATTGCCGAGACTCAGGAAATGCTGGACTTCTGCGGCAAGCACGGCATCACCTCGGACATCGAGATGATTCAGATGCAGCAGATTAACGAAGCATATGAGCGCATGTTGAAGAGCGATGTGAAGTACCGCTTCGTCATCGATCTCGACTCGCTCCGCAAGTAA
- a CDS encoding LysR family transcriptional regulator encodes MIDRIQAMRTFMRIVDTNSFTRAAESLEIPRATATTIVQNLEALLGTTLLVRTTRRLNLTPEGAAYYERCAQILADIDEMEATLRQTLDNPSGRLRVEMPGAVATSIVLPALDDFHERYPSIDLAIGVSHRNVDLVGEAVDCSIQLGELPDSGLAAKRLGSLEHVTCASPAYLERYGMPESLDDLSGHVAVNCMSMITGRAVDFDFDVGGSPLTVKVDGFIKVSDEHAYLTCGLQGLGLIQPARIAAQALLDKGLLREVLPQWKPVAMPVSVAYVKGRRVSPRVRAFVDWLAELFEHQGHVEADLSRVRMLMQGDLHVA; translated from the coding sequence GTGATCGATCGTATCCAGGCGATGCGCACGTTCATGCGTATCGTCGATACCAATAGCTTTACACGCGCCGCCGAGTCGCTTGAGATTCCGCGCGCGACGGCAACAACGATTGTTCAGAACCTGGAAGCGCTGCTGGGCACGACGTTGCTTGTGCGTACGACGCGGCGTCTTAATCTCACGCCCGAGGGCGCTGCTTATTACGAGCGCTGCGCGCAGATTCTCGCCGATATCGATGAGATGGAAGCGACGCTGCGTCAGACACTCGATAATCCGAGTGGGCGCTTGCGGGTGGAGATGCCTGGGGCGGTGGCGACTTCGATCGTGCTGCCCGCGCTTGATGATTTTCATGAGCGTTATCCGAGTATTGATCTCGCGATTGGTGTGAGTCATCGCAATGTGGATCTTGTCGGCGAGGCGGTGGATTGCAGTATTCAACTTGGTGAGTTGCCGGATTCAGGGCTGGCTGCGAAGCGGCTTGGGTCACTGGAGCACGTGACGTGTGCTAGTCCGGCTTATCTTGAGCGATATGGGATGCCTGAGAGTCTTGATGATCTTTCCGGGCATGTCGCGGTTAATTGCATGTCGATGATTACCGGGCGTGCTGTTGACTTTGATTTTGACGTTGGGGGGAGTCCTCTTACCGTGAAGGTGGATGGGTTTATCAAGGTCAGCGATGAACATGCTTATTTGACTTGCGGGCTGCAGGGGCTTGGGTTGATTCAGCCAGCAAGGATCGCTGCGCAGGCTCTATTGGACAAAGGGCTGCTGAGAGAGGTTTTGCCGCAGTGGAAGCCTGTGGCAATGCCCGTTTCGGTTGCTTATGTGAAAGGGCGGCGGGTGTCGCCAAGGGTCAGGGCGTTTGTTGATTGGCTCGCTGAGCTGTTTGAACACCAAGGGCATGTTGAGGCGGATTTGTCGCGGGTGAGGATGTTGATGCAAGGTGACTTGCACGTGGCTTGA
- a CDS encoding IS4 family transposase, with product MVDENETDDWASAEFGEADLGDARLAQRLVALARRLACSPQGSFPQSLKPAELKAAYRFFDNTQVDTNGILAPHIAQTLDRMRQVPIVLAIQDTTEFNLSHLPATEGLGRGTGNNEQGFMMHSLLAVTPDGLPLGVLGVKTWVRPEAVFGKSAPAVTRPIEQKESVKWLEGIDHLAALKVRCEQTRFVCVGDRESDLYELFSAERPAGVDWLIRATHNRVARHPQGYLWETVLATTPLGNTELRIPTRSKLPQRIARLTLRCASVRLQSPRARASRRSLPEVDVFAIHAIEDNPPNGVEPLEWMLLSSVPTSSLEEVLERLAWYARRWTIETWHRVLKSGCRIEARQFGTLERFVRATALFAVIAWRILYATLLARTGTQLCCEVLLQPVEWQALYCHTHATTQLPEQVPTLQQTIVWIGMLGGYLNRTHDRPPGPTVIWRGFLVLHEITKMYQLFRQSG from the coding sequence TTGGTCGACGAGAACGAGACAGATGACTGGGCAAGTGCCGAATTTGGCGAGGCTGATCTGGGTGATGCGCGCCTGGCGCAGCGTCTTGTTGCGCTGGCTCGCCGACTCGCGTGCAGTCCGCAAGGTTCATTTCCTCAATCGCTCAAGCCGGCCGAACTGAAGGCTGCCTACCGTTTCTTCGATAATACGCAGGTCGACACGAACGGGATTCTCGCGCCCCATATTGCGCAAACACTTGATCGCATGAGACAGGTGCCGATCGTGCTGGCGATTCAGGACACAACGGAGTTCAACCTGTCGCATCTGCCTGCGACGGAGGGGCTGGGGCGCGGCACTGGCAACAATGAGCAGGGTTTCATGATGCACAGCCTGCTGGCAGTCACGCCCGATGGCTTGCCGCTAGGCGTGCTGGGCGTGAAGACCTGGGTACGCCCCGAAGCGGTGTTCGGCAAGAGTGCCCCCGCAGTCACGCGCCCGATCGAACAGAAGGAAAGCGTCAAATGGCTTGAAGGAATCGATCATCTCGCGGCACTCAAGGTACGTTGCGAACAGACGCGGTTTGTCTGTGTTGGAGACCGCGAGAGCGACCTTTACGAACTGTTTTCCGCCGAACGCCCCGCCGGAGTGGACTGGTTGATCCGCGCAACACACAACCGTGTAGCGCGTCATCCGCAAGGCTACCTTTGGGAAACTGTTCTGGCCACCACGCCCCTTGGCAACACTGAACTGCGGATACCAACCAGAAGCAAACTTCCTCAGCGCATAGCGCGACTGACGTTGCGTTGTGCGAGCGTGCGACTGCAATCTCCAAGAGCGCGCGCAAGCCGCCGCAGCCTGCCTGAGGTCGACGTCTTTGCGATTCACGCCATTGAGGATAATCCCCCGAACGGTGTTGAACCGCTTGAATGGATGCTGCTCAGTTCGGTGCCCACGAGCTCGCTTGAAGAAGTTCTCGAACGGCTGGCCTGGTACGCCAGACGCTGGACCATTGAGACGTGGCACCGTGTGCTCAAAAGCGGCTGCCGTATCGAGGCGCGCCAGTTCGGCACGCTCGAGCGGTTTGTGAGAGCGACTGCTCTGTTTGCCGTCATCGCGTGGCGCATCCTGTATGCCACGCTGCTTGCGCGAACGGGCACGCAGCTGTGCTGCGAAGTATTGCTCCAGCCAGTTGAATGGCAGGCGCTCTATTGCCATACCCACGCAACCACGCAACTGCCAGAGCAGGTTCCAACGCTGCAACAAACCATCGTGTGGATAGGCATGCTTGGCGGCTATCTGAATCGCACGCATGACCGCCCACCAGGACCGACAGTCATATGGCGTGGATTTCTCGTCCTGCACGAAATTACGAAGATGTATCAGCTCTTCAGGCAAAGCGGATAG